From a single Arachis hypogaea cultivar Tifrunner chromosome 3, arahy.Tifrunner.gnm2.J5K5, whole genome shotgun sequence genomic region:
- the LOC112789606 gene encoding uncharacterized GPI-anchored protein At1g61900 isoform X1, whose translation MKELHSLSLLQITLFLPLLMCMNKSQGSPTSGTKYSISITTKDGMLPLDISPSAQPQPFLPLLAPSPLTPFKNYSMPQSKLSGLCSLNFSAAEDIMTTTATDCWTSFAPFLANVLCCPQFDAMLLVLIGQSSKFSGVLALNTTHARHCLSDVKKVLVNQGANDDLRKICSVHPVNLTEGSCPIVFVDEVESIVDSSRLLTACRKIDPVNECCNQVCQNAINDAARKIALNDMSNSNGNHSLPGKTTRIQDCKNIVLRWLASKLDPSAANSVFRGLSNCNLNKVCPLVLPNVTSVVKECRNDISNQTSCCKAIKSYVSYLQDQSFITNLQALKCAASLGKKLQNANVSNNVYNLCRIGLKDFSLQVGSQESGCLLPSLPSDAVFDKSSGVGFMCDLNDNIVAPWPSSSLSLLPSSCNRTTKLPSLPTATSSQNGLYINNLVLLHLFTSLILFKRLL comes from the exons ATGAAGGAGTTGCATTCTCTGAGTCTCCTTCAAATTACTCTGTTTCTTCCTCTACTTATGT GTATGAACAAGTCTCAGGGCTCTCCAACCAGTGGTACAAAATATTCCATTTCGATCACAACGAAGGATGGCATGCTGCCTCTTGATATCTCTCCAAGTGCACAGCCACAGCCATTTTTGCCTCTTTTAGCGCCTTCACCATTGACGCCTTTCAAAAACTACTCTATGCCTCAGTCTAAACTGTCAG GTCTATGTTCATTAAATTTCTCTGCTGCCGAAGATATAATGACCACAACTGCTACTGATTGCTGGACTTCCTTTGCTCCATTTTTGGCGAATGTACTATGTTGTCCTCAATTTGATGCCATGCTGTTGGTCCTTATTGGTCAATCAAGCAAATTCTCTGGGGTACTAGCATTGAACACAACTCATGCTCGGCATTGCCTCTCTGATGTTAAGAAGGTCCTCGTCAATCAAGGAGCAAACGATGACTTAAGGAAAATATGTTCAGTCCATCCAGTGAATCTCACTGAAGGCTCGTGTCCTATTGTATTTGTTGATGAAGTTGAGAGCATTGTTGACTCATCAAGACTTCTGACTGCTTGTAGAAAAATTGATCCCGTAAATGAGTGTTGCAACCAAGTTTGCCAAAATGCTATAAATGATGCTGCAAGGAAAATAGCCTTGAATGATATGTCGAACTCAAATGGTAACCATAGCTTGCCTGGGAAGACAACTAGGATCCAAGATTGTAAGAATATTGTCCTTCGTTGGCTGGCTAGTAAACTTGATCCATCGGCTGCAAATAGTGTTTTTAGGGGTCTCTCAAACTGCAACCTAAACAAAG TTTGTCCGTTGGTTTTGCCGAATGTCACAAGTGTAGTGAAAGAGTGCAGAAATGATATAAGTAACCAAACAAGTTGCTGCAAAGCCATCAAAAGCTATGTGTCCTATTTGCAAGACCAGAGCTTCATAACCAATCTGCAAGCCTTGAAATGTGCTGCATCACTGGGCAAGAAGTTGCAAAATGCTAATGTCTCCAATAATGTGTATAATCTTTGTCGAATCGGCCTCAAGGACTTTTCTCTTCAAG TTGGATCACAAG AATCTGGCTGCCTTTTGCCAAGTCTGCCTTCGGACGCAGTATTTGATAAATCGTCCGGTGTTGGATTCATGTGTGATCTTAACGACAACATTGTAGCTCCATGGCCTTCATCATCATTGTCGCTGCTTCCGTCCTCATGCAATAGAA CGACGAAACTTCCATCGCTTCCCACAGCGACGTCTTCACAAAATG GTCTTTACATTAATAACTTGGTTCTACTTCACCTCTTTACCTCTTTAATACTTTTCAAGAGGCTTCTTTAA
- the LOC112789606 gene encoding uncharacterized GPI-anchored protein At1g61900 isoform X2, translated as MKELHSLSLLQITLFLPLLMCMNKSQGSPTSGTKYSISITTKDGMLPLDISPSAQPQPFLPLLAPSPLTPFKNYSMPQSKLSGLCSLNFSAAEDIMTTTATDCWTSFAPFLANVLCCPQFDAMLLVLIGQSSKFSGVLALNTTHARHCLSDVKKVLVNQGANDDLRKICSVHPVNLTEGSCPIVFVDEVESIVDSSRLLTACRKIDPVNECCNQVCQNAINDAARKIALNDMSNSNGNHSLPGKTTRIQDCKNIVLRWLASKLDPSAANSVFRGLSNCNLNKVCPLVLPNVTSVVKECRNDISNQTSCCKAIKSYVSYLQDQSFITNLQALKCAASLGKKLQNANVSNNVYNLCRIGLKDFSLQESGCLLPSLPSDAVFDKSSGVGFMCDLNDNIVAPWPSSSLSLLPSSCNRTTKLPSLPTATSSQNGLYINNLVLLHLFTSLILFKRLL; from the exons ATGAAGGAGTTGCATTCTCTGAGTCTCCTTCAAATTACTCTGTTTCTTCCTCTACTTATGT GTATGAACAAGTCTCAGGGCTCTCCAACCAGTGGTACAAAATATTCCATTTCGATCACAACGAAGGATGGCATGCTGCCTCTTGATATCTCTCCAAGTGCACAGCCACAGCCATTTTTGCCTCTTTTAGCGCCTTCACCATTGACGCCTTTCAAAAACTACTCTATGCCTCAGTCTAAACTGTCAG GTCTATGTTCATTAAATTTCTCTGCTGCCGAAGATATAATGACCACAACTGCTACTGATTGCTGGACTTCCTTTGCTCCATTTTTGGCGAATGTACTATGTTGTCCTCAATTTGATGCCATGCTGTTGGTCCTTATTGGTCAATCAAGCAAATTCTCTGGGGTACTAGCATTGAACACAACTCATGCTCGGCATTGCCTCTCTGATGTTAAGAAGGTCCTCGTCAATCAAGGAGCAAACGATGACTTAAGGAAAATATGTTCAGTCCATCCAGTGAATCTCACTGAAGGCTCGTGTCCTATTGTATTTGTTGATGAAGTTGAGAGCATTGTTGACTCATCAAGACTTCTGACTGCTTGTAGAAAAATTGATCCCGTAAATGAGTGTTGCAACCAAGTTTGCCAAAATGCTATAAATGATGCTGCAAGGAAAATAGCCTTGAATGATATGTCGAACTCAAATGGTAACCATAGCTTGCCTGGGAAGACAACTAGGATCCAAGATTGTAAGAATATTGTCCTTCGTTGGCTGGCTAGTAAACTTGATCCATCGGCTGCAAATAGTGTTTTTAGGGGTCTCTCAAACTGCAACCTAAACAAAG TTTGTCCGTTGGTTTTGCCGAATGTCACAAGTGTAGTGAAAGAGTGCAGAAATGATATAAGTAACCAAACAAGTTGCTGCAAAGCCATCAAAAGCTATGTGTCCTATTTGCAAGACCAGAGCTTCATAACCAATCTGCAAGCCTTGAAATGTGCTGCATCACTGGGCAAGAAGTTGCAAAATGCTAATGTCTCCAATAATGTGTATAATCTTTGTCGAATCGGCCTCAAGGACTTTTCTCTTCAAG AATCTGGCTGCCTTTTGCCAAGTCTGCCTTCGGACGCAGTATTTGATAAATCGTCCGGTGTTGGATTCATGTGTGATCTTAACGACAACATTGTAGCTCCATGGCCTTCATCATCATTGTCGCTGCTTCCGTCCTCATGCAATAGAA CGACGAAACTTCCATCGCTTCCCACAGCGACGTCTTCACAAAATG GTCTTTACATTAATAACTTGGTTCTACTTCACCTCTTTACCTCTTTAATACTTTTCAAGAGGCTTCTTTAA